A genomic window from Gossypium hirsutum isolate 1008001.06 chromosome D12, Gossypium_hirsutum_v2.1, whole genome shotgun sequence includes:
- the LOC107913430 gene encoding nuclear transcription factor Y subunit C-1, which yields MDGNKQAQSSSYPPQPPTTSITPSPPSSSAAIAATPPAPFHHLLQQQQQQLQMFWSYQRQEIELVNDFKNHQLPLARIKKIMKADEDVRMISAEAPILFAKACELFILELTIRSWLHAEENKRRTLQKNDIAAAITRTDIFDFLVDIVPRDEIKDEAGLGGMVGPTASGVPYFYPPMSQPAGAPAGPGGMMIGRPAVDTTGGIYAQPPSQAWQSVWQTAGADDGSYASGGSGGQGNLDGQG from the exons ATGGACGGCAACAAGCAAGCCCAGTCCTCCTCTTACCCTCCTCAGCCTCCCACTACTTCTATTACGCCTTCTCCTCCTTCCTCCTCCGCCGCCATCGCCGCCACTCCGCCTGCTCCTTTCCACCACCTCCTccagcagcagcagcaacagcTCCAAATGTTCTGGTCTTACCAGCGCCAAGAAATCGAGCTAGTCAACGACTTCAAGAACCATCAGCTTCCTCTTGCTCGCATCAAGAAGATCATGAAAGCCGACGAAGATGTCCGTATGATCTCCGCTGAAGCCCCTATTCTCTTCGCCAAAGCCTGCGAGCTTTTCATTCTGGAGCTTACCATCCGTTCCTGGCTTCACGCCGAGGAGAACAAGCGACGGACGCTTCAGAAAAACGACATCGCGGCGGCTATTACTAGGACCGACATTTTCGATTTCTTGGTGGATATTGTGCCCAGGGACGAGATCAAGGATGAGGCCGGTCTGGGTGGGATGGTGGGTCCCACCGCCAGTGGGGTGCCATATTTTTATCCTCCCATGAGTCAGCCTGCTGGCGCTCCTGCTGGACCTGGCGGGATGATGATTGGAAGGCCCGCCGTCGATACAACCGGTGGTATTTATGCTCAGCCTCCTTCTCAGGCTTGGCAGAGTGTTTGGCAGACGGCGGGGGCTGACGATGGGTCGTATGCCAGTGGAGGTAGCGGCGGTCAGGGGAATCTTGACGGACAAGG CTAA
- the LOC107911145 gene encoding uncharacterized protein, which produces MSQQQVNQMEAGHVFVEGIRDAMVVNRRMARSMTVEVYSRHNETFRVTETISCHPCIPPRSYGVDLRNRQCDCRRFQTLHFPCAHVVAACAKVGLNVEQFIDEVYTIERTLRVWENEFPVLPDLSTWEVPPTTFELVPDIRLRRNLKGRPQSSRICNEMDIREKSDGNLCGVCRLPGHNRSKCPLRNYHVGQSSQSSRN; this is translated from the coding sequence atgagtCAGCAACAAGTGAACCAGATGGAGGCGGGACATGTCTTTGTCGAAGGCATTAGGGATGCAATGGTTGTAAACCGTCGAATGGCGAGGTCGATGACagtagaagtatattcacgacATAATGAAACGTTTCGAGTTACAGAGACCATCAGTTGTCATCCCtgtataccacctaggtcctacggagttgatctccgaAATAGACAGTGCGATTGCAGAAGGTTTCAAACACTTCATTTTCCATGTGCACATGTCGTGGCAGCTTGTGCTAAAGTTGGCCTCAATGTAGAACAATTTATCGATGAAGTGTACACCATCGAACGAACGTTGCGTGTATGGGAAAACGAGTTCCCCGTGCTTCCTGACCTATCTACTTGGGAGGTACCTCCGACGACCTTCGAGCTAGTCCCAGACATAAGGCTGCGTAGAAACCTGAAAGGTCGTCCGCAATCATCTAGAATCTGTAacgaaatggacattagggagaaatctgacGGGAATTTGTGTGGCGTATGCAGATTACCCGGTCATAATCGAAGTAAATGCCCTCTCCGAAACTACCATGTTGGACAATCGTCTCAATCGAGTAGAAATTGA